The Streptomyces sp. NBC_00459 DNA segment GATGGCTCGGGTGACGTTCTCCTGGCGGCGTTCGGCGGCTGCGCGGCCGGGGTCGAGGATCGCGGCGAAGTAGGCGAGGTTCTGGCGGACCGTCAGGTCGTCGTAGACCGAGGGGGCCTGGGTCACGTAACCGATGCGGGTGCGGAGGGTGGCGTGGCCGGCGGGGTGGCCGAGGACGTCCAGGGTGCCGGTGACTTTGGCCTGGGTGCCGACGATCGCCCGCATGAGGGTCGACTTTCCGCAGCCCGAGGGGCCGAGCAGACCGGTGATCTGACCGCGCGGGACGGTGAAGTCGAGGCCGCGCAGGACTTCGCGGGTGCCTCGTACGACGGTGAGGGCTTGGGCCTGAACGGCTTGGAGAGCCCCTCCAGGTGGCGGATCGCTGTAATTCATCATGTGATGAATAATGCTCTCGGTCCAGGGGTGCGTCAAGTACGGCGGGTGAGTGGAGTGGGGGCGCAGGCGCGTGGCGGAGTGATCGGAAGGTGGCGGTCCGGTTCCAGTGACTCCGGGGGCTTCCGCTGACTCAGGTTTTCGGTGGTGGGACGGGAGAAGGGGTGCTGCGTCCGCCCGGCTCTGCCGACAATGGGTTTCATTCGCCCGTGCCCTGCTTCCGTTCGCTGTCGGAGGTGCATCTGTCATGCGCTTTGGCGTCCGCAAGGCCGATCTGCTCGCCTCTCTCGTCGTCTTCCTCGTCGCGCTGCCCCTGTGCGTGGGCGTCGCCGTCGCCTCCGGTGTGCCGGCCGAGCTGGGGCTGGTCACCGGGATCGTCGGCGGGCTCGTCGCCGGCGTGCTGCCCGGGAGCAGCCTGCAGGTGAGCGGGCCGGCGGCGGGCCTCACCGTGCTCGTGTACGAGGCGGTGCGCGCGTACGGGCTGGAAGTGCTCGGTGTGCTCGTGTTCGCCGCCGGTGTCGTGCAGTTGGGGCTCGGGGCGTTACGGCTCGGGCGGTGGTTCCGGGCCGTGTCCGCGGCGGTCGTCCAGGGGATGCTCGCGGGCATCGGGATCGTGCTGGCCGCCGGGCAGGTGTACGCCATGGGCGACATGAGCGTGCCCGCGGACGCGCTCGGGGCGGTGCGCGGGCTGGCCTCGCTTCCCGGGGACGCCGATCCCGTGGCGTTCGGTATCGGGGGCGCCACCGTCGTCGTACTCCTGCTGTGGCGGCGCTGGGCGTGGGGGTCGCGGCTGGTGCCGGGGCCGTTGGTGGCGGTGGCGCTTGCCGCGGGGGTGACCTGGGCGTTCGACCTGGATGTGCGGCGGGTGGAGGTTCAGGGGCTGCTGGCTGCCGTACGGGTGCCGGAGGCCGCGGATTTCGGGCGGCTCACGGAGGTGGGGGTGATCGGGACGGTCGTCGCCTTCGCCCTGGTCGCGTCCGCGCAGTCGTTGTTCGGCGCGGCGGCCGTCGACCGGCTGCATCGGGGGGCGCGGACCGACTACGACCGGGAGTTGCTGGCGCAGGGGGTCGGGAACGCGGTGTGCGGGGTGCTCGGGGCGTTGCCGATGACCGCGGTGATCGTACGGAGTGCCGCGAACGTCGAGGCGGGGGCACGTACGAAGGCGTCACGGGTGCTGCACGGGGTGTGGCTGCTCGTCTTCGTGGCCGTCGTGCCCGGGGTGCTAGGGGTGGTTCCGGTGGCTGCTCTGGCCGGGCTGCTGGTGCATGCGGGGTGCCGGCTCGTGCCGGTGCGGGAGGTGGGGGTGCTGTGGCGGGGGCATCGGGGGGAAGTGGTGGTGCTGGCGGTGACGGCCGGTGCCATTGCTGTGGCGGGGTTGTTCGAGGGGGTGGTGGTCGGGCTGGCGCTCGCTGTGGGGAAGACCGCCTGGGATGTCAGTCGTGTGCGGGTGGAGATCGGTGCCGGGGCTGACGGTTGCGTTGTTGTGAGGGTTTTCGGGCACGCGACGTTTTTGCGGTTGCCCGGGTTGCTGGATGCCCTGGATGCCCTGGACGTGGCGGACAGGGTCGACGTGGTGGAGGCGCGGGGTGGTGCGGATGCTCCGGCCGCGTTGCCTCGGGGGCCTGCCGTCCGGCTGGAGTTGGGCGGGCTCCGGCATGTGGATCACGCTTGTGCGGCGGCCCTGGAGGGGTGGGCCGCCGCACGGGGGCATGAGGTGGTGGGGGTGCGTGGTCAATGAGTGGTCGGGGTGCGGGTGGGCGTGGGCGTGGGCGTGGGCGTGGCTGAGGTTTTGGCTACCAGGAGGTCCACCTCGTAGGTCTCCTCCAGCGTCCCGGCCGGGAAGAGCTTGAGGAGGAGGTTGCGTTCCTCGGCCAGGAAGGCTGCGGCGGCCTCCTTGTCGTGGACCAGGAAGACGGAGTGGCTGCCGATATTGGCCAGATGGGTGTCGATCGGGACGTGGCGGCTCCACCGGAGTTGGCGGCGGGCGAAGTCGAGGCGGCCCGAGGGGTCGGCGGCGCGGCGGGAGGCGTTGCTCTGCTCGACGCCCACGTCGATGCCGAAGAAGTACTGGATGCGGTTCGCCTGGGCGGCGATCCAGGGGATGTCCAGGGCGTACCTGTTCCACCACAGGGCGAGTGCGCCGCCTGGGCGCAGGACGCGGAGCGCCTCCGGGACGGCGTGGTCCGGGTCGGTCCAGTGCCAGGACTGGGCGTAGGTGAGGAAGTCGACGGAGGCGTCGGCCAGGGGGAGTGCGTTGCCGTTGCCTCGGACGATCGGGACGTCGGGGAGGGTGCGGCGGAACTGGGCTGCCATGCCGTCGCCGGGTTCCACGGCGATCACGTGGGCGCCGCGGGCGTGGAGGAGCGCGGTGGATATGCCCGTGCCGGCGCCGATGTCTGCGACGCGGGAGCCGGGGAGGGGGTTCGCGGCCAGGTGTTCCATGGCGTCGAGGAGGGCGGGGGGATAGGAGGGGCGGTTTTCGGCGTACTGGGCTGCGGCTGTGTTGAAGGAGGTGGCTCGGGAGGGGGTGGGGGGTTGGGTGGAGGCCGTCATGTGGACATGGTGGCTGGGGGTGTCGGTGGGGGGAGAGCGTTTGGGGAAGAGTTGGGGGGCGGTGGAGGAGAGGGCCGGGGTGCCGGTATCGAGCCCTATGGCCTTCGTCGCTTCGCCGGGTTTCCTGTTCGGCGGGTGGTGCGGCGGGTCTGTTGGGCGCGGGACGCCTCGTATTCCTGGCGGTGGAGGGACTCGCCGGGGGCCTCTTTCAGGGTGCGGAGGAAATAGGCGGCCAGGGAGCCCACGAAGCCGACCGCGAGGAGGCCCCGTAGAGAGGCCTGGCGGGCCGGGTCCGGGCGGGTGGTGAAGGCGCCCCAGGTGTGGCCGAACGCCAGTGCGCTGCACACCGCGAACATCACCAGCACCAGGAGGGTCACCACGCCTCCTACCTCCGCGATCCGCAGGCCCTCGTAGGCGAAGCGCAGGATCAGGCAGGACGCCACTGTCGCCGCCAGTGAGCCCGCGGCCACTCCCACCCGGCGGGCCCGGTAGCCGGCGTCGTGGTCCACCCAGGTCGTGCCGAAGAAGCGGATGGGCTCGGGGCGGGGTTCCGGACGGGCGCCGCCTGTCGTACCTGTTGTACCTGTCTTCTCGCTCACCGCTCGATTATCGCCAGCCGGGCACCGGCACCGAATGCCGGTACCGGTGCCCGGGGGCGTGACCCGGGTCAGGAGCAGTGCGCCGCCACATAGCCGTCGCTGCCTGTCAGGACGTACGCGTCCGAGACGTACTCGCCGTTGTCGATGTTGTCCCAGATGTTCGACGTGCCGTACGGACCGGCGATCGACTCACCGGGGCGCTGGCAGTAGATCGGGATCCTGGCGCCCTCGGCCAGTACGCGGACGATCGTGTAGTTGGTGCTGGGGCCGCTGCGGACGTTGAGGCGATAGCCGGGAGCGACCGCGTAGTAGCGGACGGACGTGGTCGCCGTCGACGCGGTCGCGGCTTCCGCCGTGGTGAGCGTCAGCTCCGTGGCCTCGTCGGCCGTTCTCTCCCCGATGTGGTCTGTGGACATGGAAAAACCTCCCCCGTTGGACCCCCATGACTGCCATGGGGTCCGGGTGATACCCCTGAAACACGCCATCAAACACATGTACTGAACTCGTACACCTGCGTCAGCAAGCCGCCTCTGTCACGTACCCCTCATCGACTAGGCTCCGTGCGTCGCGCGCGCGGCCGAACAGCACGGGGAACAGCACGGGGGTGAGCCCATGACGTCACAACGGAACTCCGGAACCGGCGCGGAAGCGGAATTTCCGGAGTACGCCGGTCAGTACCGTCTGGAGTCACGGCTGGGTTCCGGCGGCATGGGCGTGGTGCACCTGGCCCGGAGCACCTCCGGGATGAAGCTCGCCGTCAAGGTCGTACACGGCGAGTTCGCCAAGGACCCCGAGTTCAGAGGGCGGTTCCGGCAGGAGATCGCCGCCGCCCGGCGGGTCAGCGGTGCCTTCACCGCGCCCGTCGTCGATGCCGACCCCGACGCCGAACGGCCTTGGATGGCCACCCTGTTCATCCCCGGGCCGACCCTCGCCGACGAGGTGAAGCGGAACGGGTCCATGAATGCCGGGCAGTTGCGGCGGCTGATGGCCGGGCTCGCCGAGGCACTGCGGGACATCCACCGGGTCGGGGTCGTCCACCGGGACCTGAAACCGAGCAACGTGCTGCTCGCCGAAGACGGTCCGAAGGTCATCGACTTCGGCATTTCTCGGCCGAAAGACAGCGAACTGCACACCGAGACCGGCAAGTTGATCGGCACGCCGCCGTTCATGGCACCCGAGCAGTTCCGGCGCCCCCGCGAGGTGGGACCCGCCGCCGACATCTTCGCCCTGGGGTCGGTGATGGTGCACGCGTCGACCGGGCGCGGGCCGTTCGACTCCGACAGTCCGTACGTTGTCGCCTACCAAGTCGTGCACGACGAACCGGACTTGACCGGCGTGCCGACCAACCTCGCGCCGCTGGTGCTGGGTTGCCTCGCCAAGGAGCCCGAGGACCGGCCCACTCCCGATGAACTCATGCGGGAGCTGCGGTCGGTCGCCGCCTCGTACGACACGCAGTCGTTCGTACCGGAGGAGGGGCGCGGGAGCCGCTCCCCCGCTTCCCCCGACCCTGCTTCCTCCGACCCCGCTTCCTCCGACCCCGCTTCCTCTGCCGCCAACTCCCCTTCGTCCGCTGAGCGTTCGGATCGGCGGCGGTTGCGCAGGCGCGTCCTCGTCGCCGCGGGGGCCCTCGTCCTCGCCGCCGGGTGTGTCCTCGCCTCGGTGCGGGTGTTCGGCGGTGGCCCGACGGTCGCCGAGCCCACCGACCGTTCCTCCAGGACCAGCACCGGTACGACGGCCGCCGCTGCCGGTTTCCGGGCCTGGGCGGTGCGGCCGGACACCGGCGCCCACGCCGGTATGCCCCAATGCTCGTACGGTGGCGGGAAGTTGTTCTGCGCCCAGAAGGGGCTCGTCTCCGCCGTCGATCCCGCCGACG contains these protein-coding regions:
- a CDS encoding serine/threonine-protein kinase; amino-acid sequence: MTSQRNSGTGAEAEFPEYAGQYRLESRLGSGGMGVVHLARSTSGMKLAVKVVHGEFAKDPEFRGRFRQEIAAARRVSGAFTAPVVDADPDAERPWMATLFIPGPTLADEVKRNGSMNAGQLRRLMAGLAEALRDIHRVGVVHRDLKPSNVLLAEDGPKVIDFGISRPKDSELHTETGKLIGTPPFMAPEQFRRPREVGPAADIFALGSVMVHASTGRGPFDSDSPYVVAYQVVHDEPDLTGVPTNLAPLVLGCLAKEPEDRPTPDELMRELRSVAASYDTQSFVPEEGRGSRSPASPDPASSDPASSDPASSAANSPSSAERSDRRRLRRRVLVAAGALVLAAGCVLASVRVFGGGPTVAEPTDRSSRTSTGTTAAAAGFRAWAVRPDTGAHAGMPQCSYGGGKLFCAQKGLVSAVDPADGTVLWRHPIDATLIPSRPPVLSGGLVHPPLDEGTLLEALDPDTGRTRWQETAADRVGLGYADGMTLVTGTDGKVTGVDSASGDSRWNRRIAGLSGPRLFSFADDRLAYATSPGADGASTRVAALDPGTGDVRWQEKLNGQLKPIGTTAAGASVFFAAIDTVYGDTVAVVDYDPATGASRKVEVAVPLQRAHGVVRGDTVYLVGGGGTVIAVDLKAGKQLWRLETAVSLASAPAVDGRYVYFTAADGRLLAVDARTGTLAGQTSPRLGPAPDTIAASLPAPVAAGGRVYASAPDGSVFAVDAARPADW
- a CDS encoding EamA/RhaT family transporter, with the translated sequence MSEKTGTTGTTGGARPEPRPEPIRFFGTTWVDHDAGYRARRVGVAAGSLAATVASCLILRFAYEGLRIAEVGGVVTLLVLVMFAVCSALAFGHTWGAFTTRPDPARQASLRGLLAVGFVGSLAAYFLRTLKEAPGESLHRQEYEASRAQQTRRTTRRTGNPAKRRRP
- a CDS encoding SulP family inorganic anion transporter, translating into MRFGVRKADLLASLVVFLVALPLCVGVAVASGVPAELGLVTGIVGGLVAGVLPGSSLQVSGPAAGLTVLVYEAVRAYGLEVLGVLVFAAGVVQLGLGALRLGRWFRAVSAAVVQGMLAGIGIVLAAGQVYAMGDMSVPADALGAVRGLASLPGDADPVAFGIGGATVVVLLLWRRWAWGSRLVPGPLVAVALAAGVTWAFDLDVRRVEVQGLLAAVRVPEAADFGRLTEVGVIGTVVAFALVASAQSLFGAAAVDRLHRGARTDYDRELLAQGVGNAVCGVLGALPMTAVIVRSAANVEAGARTKASRVLHGVWLLVFVAVVPGVLGVVPVAALAGLLVHAGCRLVPVREVGVLWRGHRGEVVVLAVTAGAIAVAGLFEGVVVGLALAVGKTAWDVSRVRVEIGAGADGCVVVRVFGHATFLRLPGLLDALDALDVADRVDVVEARGGADAPAALPRGPAVRLELGGLRHVDHACAAALEGWAAARGHEVVGVRGQ
- a CDS encoding SH3 domain-containing protein is translated as MSTDHIGERTADEATELTLTTAEAATASTATTSVRYYAVAPGYRLNVRSGPSTNYTIVRVLAEGARIPIYCQRPGESIAGPYGTSNIWDNIDNGEYVSDAYVLTGSDGYVAAHCS
- a CDS encoding class I SAM-dependent methyltransferase, with the protein product MTASTQPPTPSRATSFNTAAAQYAENRPSYPPALLDAMEHLAANPLPGSRVADIGAGTGISTALLHARGAHVIAVEPGDGMAAQFRRTLPDVPIVRGNGNALPLADASVDFLTYAQSWHWTDPDHAVPEALRVLRPGGALALWWNRYALDIPWIAAQANRIQYFFGIDVGVEQSNASRRAADPSGRLDFARRQLRWSRHVPIDTHLANIGSHSVFLVHDKEAAAAFLAEERNLLLKLFPAGTLEETYEVDLLVAKTSATPTPTPTPTRTPTTH